The following are encoded together in the Anoplopoma fimbria isolate UVic2021 breed Golden Eagle Sablefish chromosome 9, Afim_UVic_2022, whole genome shotgun sequence genome:
- the r3hcc1l gene encoding coiled-coil domain-containing protein R3HCC1L isoform X1 codes for MFEVHFCVCVSSINNKSSVASRNTTMESEQAKEDCATNEPAPTPPPPSQPKKQGQALYVPKQRLQGSKEKPQAQGEVKPRPRPRYTDKARKNAKNKKDKAGAEDKGVPAEEETQNGEPEVKEELIQDADVQANGQPDSANEEADDTSRLEATASEEGEEESWDTLFNDDGDCLEPNLGKLTLNEGRKKKSLQEPRFDYYNVEGDDDEDIDPTEDELAHIVEIYEFPAEFKTEDLLKLFQCYQQRGFDIKWIDESCALALFSSPIAAREALRSKHPLMKLRPLSKSSPDTKAKARSCSDYLLPAKERPQTSAMLARKLVIGALGVKSNQTKEQGEAERKKLQEARGPVGCCEAPGEQIWVQGLDQGDLNIRTVRLRRVPPSPCVKCPSNN; via the exons ATGTTTGAGGTccacttctgtgtgtgtgtgtcctcaataaacaataaatcatcCGTAGCGAGT CGTAATACAACAATGGAGTCAGAACAGGCAAAAGAAGACTGTGCTACAAACGAGCCAGcacccactcctcctcctccctctcagccAAAGAAGCAAGGCCAGGCTCTGTACGTCCCCAAGCAACGACTCCAGGGCTCCAAAGAAAAACCTCAGGCTCAGGGAGAAGTTAAACCCAGACCCAGGCCTCGCTACACGGACAAGGCAAGGAAGAATGCCAAGAACAAGAAGGACAAGGCTGGAGCGGAGGATAAGGGAGTGCCTGCTGAAGAAGAGACCCAGAATGGGGAGCCTgaggtgaaggaggagctgATCCAGGATGCAGACGTACAGGCTAATGGGCAGCCTGACTCGGCCAACGAGGAGGCTGACGATACCTCACGGCTGGAGGCAACAGCCTctgaggaaggggaggaggagagttgGGACACCTTGTTCAACGATGATGGAGATTGTCTGGAGCCAAATCTTGGAAAG CTGACTTTGAACGAAGGTAGAAAGAAAAAGTCCCTCCAGGAGCCAAGGTTTGATTACTACAACGTGGAGGGAGATGACGATGAGGACATCGACCCCACAGAGGATGAACTTGCTCACATTGTTGAGATCTACGAATTTCCTGCTGAATTTAAGACAGAGGACCTtctcaagttatttcagtgctACCA acagAGAGGATTTGACATCAAGTGGATTGATGAGTCGTGCGCCCTGGCCCTCTTCTCAAGCCCCATAGCAG CTCGTGAGGCTTTAAGATCCAAACATCCTCTCATGAAGTTGAGACCTCTCTCCAAATCCTCCCCCGACACGAAGGCCAAAGCTCGTAGCTGCTCAG ACTACCTCCTGCCTGCTAAAGAGAGACCTCAGACCAGTGCAATGCTGGCTCGCAAGCTTGTGATCGGTGCCCTCGGTGTAAAGAGCAACCAGACGAAGGAGCAGGGCGAGGCCGAGAGGAAGAAGCTCCAGGAGGCGAGAG GACCAGTGGGCTGTTGTGAAGCGCCCGGAGAACAAATTTGGGTTCAGGGTCTCGATCAAGGTGACTTAAACATCCGGACAGTAAGACTCAGAAGAGTTCCACCTTCTCCATGTGTAAAGTGTCCGTCCAATAATTGA
- the r3hcc1l gene encoding coiled-coil domain-containing protein R3HCC1L isoform X2 — translation MESEQAKEDCATNEPAPTPPPPSQPKKQGQALYVPKQRLQGSKEKPQAQGEVKPRPRPRYTDKARKNAKNKKDKAGAEDKGVPAEEETQNGEPEVKEELIQDADVQANGQPDSANEEADDTSRLEATASEEGEEESWDTLFNDDGDCLEPNLGKLTLNEGRKKKSLQEPRFDYYNVEGDDDEDIDPTEDELAHIVEIYEFPAEFKTEDLLKLFQCYQQRGFDIKWIDESCALALFSSPIAAREALRSKHPLMKLRPLSKSSPDTKAKARSCSDYLLPAKERPQTSAMLARKLVIGALGVKSNQTKEQGEAERKKLQEARGPVGCCEAPGEQIWVQGLDQGDLNIRTVRLRRVPPSPCVKCPSNN, via the exons ATGGAGTCAGAACAGGCAAAAGAAGACTGTGCTACAAACGAGCCAGcacccactcctcctcctccctctcagccAAAGAAGCAAGGCCAGGCTCTGTACGTCCCCAAGCAACGACTCCAGGGCTCCAAAGAAAAACCTCAGGCTCAGGGAGAAGTTAAACCCAGACCCAGGCCTCGCTACACGGACAAGGCAAGGAAGAATGCCAAGAACAAGAAGGACAAGGCTGGAGCGGAGGATAAGGGAGTGCCTGCTGAAGAAGAGACCCAGAATGGGGAGCCTgaggtgaaggaggagctgATCCAGGATGCAGACGTACAGGCTAATGGGCAGCCTGACTCGGCCAACGAGGAGGCTGACGATACCTCACGGCTGGAGGCAACAGCCTctgaggaaggggaggaggagagttgGGACACCTTGTTCAACGATGATGGAGATTGTCTGGAGCCAAATCTTGGAAAG CTGACTTTGAACGAAGGTAGAAAGAAAAAGTCCCTCCAGGAGCCAAGGTTTGATTACTACAACGTGGAGGGAGATGACGATGAGGACATCGACCCCACAGAGGATGAACTTGCTCACATTGTTGAGATCTACGAATTTCCTGCTGAATTTAAGACAGAGGACCTtctcaagttatttcagtgctACCA acagAGAGGATTTGACATCAAGTGGATTGATGAGTCGTGCGCCCTGGCCCTCTTCTCAAGCCCCATAGCAG CTCGTGAGGCTTTAAGATCCAAACATCCTCTCATGAAGTTGAGACCTCTCTCCAAATCCTCCCCCGACACGAAGGCCAAAGCTCGTAGCTGCTCAG ACTACCTCCTGCCTGCTAAAGAGAGACCTCAGACCAGTGCAATGCTGGCTCGCAAGCTTGTGATCGGTGCCCTCGGTGTAAAGAGCAACCAGACGAAGGAGCAGGGCGAGGCCGAGAGGAAGAAGCTCCAGGAGGCGAGAG GACCAGTGGGCTGTTGTGAAGCGCCCGGAGAACAAATTTGGGTTCAGGGTCTCGATCAAGGTGACTTAAACATCCGGACAGTAAGACTCAGAAGAGTTCCACCTTCTCCATGTGTAAAGTGTCCGTCCAATAATTGA
- the r3hcc1l gene encoding coiled-coil domain-containing protein R3HCC1L isoform X3, giving the protein MFEVHFCVCVSSINNKSSVASRNTTMESEQAKEDCATNEPAPTPPPPSQPKKQGQALYVPKQRLQGSKEKPQAQGEVKPRPRPRYTDKARKNAKNKKDKAGAEDKGVPAEEETQNGEPEVKEELIQDADVQANGQPDSANEEADDTSRLEATASEEGEEESWDTLFNDDGDCLEPNLGKLTLNEGRKKKSLQEPRFDYYNVEGDDDEDIDPTEDELAHIVEIYEFPAEFKTEDLLKLFQCYQQRGFDIKWIDESCALALFSSPIAAREALRSKHPLMKLRPLSKSSPDTKAKARSCSDYLLPAKERPQTSAMLARKLVIGALGVKSNQTKEQGEAERKKLQEARDQKRMAAKQKEDAWEGK; this is encoded by the exons ATGTTTGAGGTccacttctgtgtgtgtgtgtcctcaataaacaataaatcatcCGTAGCGAGT CGTAATACAACAATGGAGTCAGAACAGGCAAAAGAAGACTGTGCTACAAACGAGCCAGcacccactcctcctcctccctctcagccAAAGAAGCAAGGCCAGGCTCTGTACGTCCCCAAGCAACGACTCCAGGGCTCCAAAGAAAAACCTCAGGCTCAGGGAGAAGTTAAACCCAGACCCAGGCCTCGCTACACGGACAAGGCAAGGAAGAATGCCAAGAACAAGAAGGACAAGGCTGGAGCGGAGGATAAGGGAGTGCCTGCTGAAGAAGAGACCCAGAATGGGGAGCCTgaggtgaaggaggagctgATCCAGGATGCAGACGTACAGGCTAATGGGCAGCCTGACTCGGCCAACGAGGAGGCTGACGATACCTCACGGCTGGAGGCAACAGCCTctgaggaaggggaggaggagagttgGGACACCTTGTTCAACGATGATGGAGATTGTCTGGAGCCAAATCTTGGAAAG CTGACTTTGAACGAAGGTAGAAAGAAAAAGTCCCTCCAGGAGCCAAGGTTTGATTACTACAACGTGGAGGGAGATGACGATGAGGACATCGACCCCACAGAGGATGAACTTGCTCACATTGTTGAGATCTACGAATTTCCTGCTGAATTTAAGACAGAGGACCTtctcaagttatttcagtgctACCA acagAGAGGATTTGACATCAAGTGGATTGATGAGTCGTGCGCCCTGGCCCTCTTCTCAAGCCCCATAGCAG CTCGTGAGGCTTTAAGATCCAAACATCCTCTCATGAAGTTGAGACCTCTCTCCAAATCCTCCCCCGACACGAAGGCCAAAGCTCGTAGCTGCTCAG ACTACCTCCTGCCTGCTAAAGAGAGACCTCAGACCAGTGCAATGCTGGCTCGCAAGCTTGTGATCGGTGCCCTCGGTGTAAAGAGCAACCAGACGAAGGAGCAGGGCGAGGCCGAGAGGAAGAAGCTCCAGGAGGCGAGAG ATCAAAAGCGCATGGCAGCCAAACAGAAGGAGGATGCCTGGGAAGGGAAGTGA
- the crtac1a gene encoding cartilage acidic protein 1a isoform X2, whose amino-acid sequence MWASGLLLFLVGLWHKSHAQSSEPMFQVVTQSMLPPDSLHNPTQLNYGMAVTDVDGDGDLEVIVAGYNGPNLVLKYDRTQNRLVNIAIDDSSSPYYALRDRAGNAIGVTACDVDGDGREEIYFLNTNNAYSGRATYSDKLFKFRNGRFEDLLGDDLNVRRGVANRMAGRSVACVDRKGTGRYSIYVANYASGNVGPHALLEMDEAASDVTKGIIALSDVAATAGVNKFTGGRGVVVGPILSQSRSDVFCDNENGPNFLFKNNGDGTFADMATQSGVEDRHQHGRGVALADFNGDGKTDIVYGNWNGPHRLFLQGSDSKFRDIATGGFAAPSPIRTVMAADFDNDKELEVFFNNIAYRGNAPNRLFRVSRRADADPLIQELNVGDAAEPQGRGTGGTVTDLDGDGQLDLLLAHGESVQQPISVFKVTQGSSNNWLRVIPRTQFGSFARGAKVTAFTAQSGAHTRIIDGGSGYLCEMEPVAHFGLGTDVVTVLDVYWPDGSSITRTLQPGEMNSVVEVAFPTEGESSLLANDTQCGQGFTVKNGRCAGP is encoded by the exons ATGTGGGCTTCAGGTCTGTTGCTCTTCCTGGTCGGACTCTGGCATAAGTCCCACGCCCAGAGCTCTGAGCCAATGTTTCAGGTTGTAACACAGTCGATGCTTCCTCCAGACAGTCTGCACAATCCCACACAACTAAACTATGGCATGGCTGTGACAGACGTGGATGGTGACGGCGATCTGGAAGTGATTGTCGCAGG GTACAATGGGCCCAACCTGGTGCTGAAGTACGATCGCACCCAAAACAGGCTGGTAAACATTGCTATCGATGACAGCAGCTCTCCATACTACGCCCTGAGGGATCGAGCAGGAAATGCTATTGGAGTTACTGCCTGTGATGTGGATGGAGATGGTCGTGAGGAGATCTACTTCCTCAACACAAACAATGCCtactctg GAAGGGCAACCTATTCAGACAAGCTGTTCAAGTTTCGCAATGGCCGCTTTGAGGATCTTCTGGGGGACGATCTCAATGTGCGTCGTGGTGTCGCCAATCGCATGGCAGGACGTTCGGTTGCATGTGTTGACAGAAAG GGAACAGGCCGTTACTCAATTTACGTGGCCAACTACGCCAGCGGCAACGTCGGCCCCCACGCTCTCCTTGAAATGGATGAGGCTGCCAGTGATGTCACCAAGGGCATCATCGCTCTGTCTGACGTGGCTGCCACGGCCGGGGTCAACAAGTTCACAG GTGGGCGAGGTGTGGTCGTCGGGCCAATCCTGAGCCAGTCCAGGTCGGACGTGTTCTGTGACAACGAGAACGGACCCAACTTCCTGTTCAAGAATAATGGAGACGGGACTTTTGCTGATATGGCCACACAGTCAG GTGTGGAGGACCGGCACCAGCACGGCAGAGGAGTAGCACTAGCTGACTTCAACGGTGATGGAAAGACAGACATCGTCTACGGCAACTGGAACGGCCCACACAGACTCTTCCTGCAGGGCAGCGACTCTAAGTTCAGG GACATAGCCACTGGAGGATTTGCAGCACCCTCACCTATCCGCACTGTCATGGCTGCTGACTTTGACAATGACAAAGAGCTGGAGgtgtttttcaacaatattgCATATAGAGGCAACGCCCCTAACAGGCTGTTCAG ggTGTCAAGAAGAGCGGATGCAGACCCTTTAATACAGGAGCTTAATGTGGGAGATGCTGCAGAGCCACAGGGGAGAGGAACAG GTGGCACTGTGACAGATTTAGATGGGGACGGACAGCTGGACCTGCTGCTGGCCCACGGGGAGAGCGTCCAGCAGCCAATATCTGTCTTCAAGgtcacacag GGCTCCTCTAACAACTGGCTGCGGGTCATCCCTCGCACCCAGTTTGGCTCCTTTGCCCGGGGAGCCAAGGTGACAGCGTTCACCGCTCAGAGtggagcacacacacgcatcatTGACGGAGGTTCGGGGTACCTGTGTGAGATGGAGCCTGTCGCTCACTTTGGCTTAG GAACGGATGTGGTGACGGTACTGGACGTCTACTGGCCAGACGGCAGCTCCATCACTCGAACCCTTCAGCCTGGGGAAATGAACTCAGTGGTGGAAGTGGCCTTTCCCACAGAAGGGGAATCGTCTCTGCTTGCTAATGACACGCAG TGTGGTCAAGGGTTTACTGTCAAGAATGGTCGCTGTGCag GTCCGTGA
- the crtac1a gene encoding cartilage acidic protein 1a isoform X1: MWASGLLLFLVGLWHKSHAQSSEPMFQVVTQSMLPPDSLHNPTQLNYGMAVTDVDGDGDLEVIVAGYNGPNLVLKYDRTQNRLVNIAIDDSSSPYYALRDRAGNAIGVTACDVDGDGREEIYFLNTNNAYSGRATYSDKLFKFRNGRFEDLLGDDLNVRRGVANRMAGRSVACVDRKGTGRYSIYVANYASGNVGPHALLEMDEAASDVTKGIIALSDVAATAGVNKFTGGRGVVVGPILSQSRSDVFCDNENGPNFLFKNNGDGTFADMATQSGVEDRHQHGRGVALADFNGDGKTDIVYGNWNGPHRLFLQGSDSKFRDIATGGFAAPSPIRTVMAADFDNDKELEVFFNNIAYRGNAPNRLFRVSRRADADPLIQELNVGDAAEPQGRGTGGTVTDLDGDGQLDLLLAHGESVQQPISVFKVTQGSSNNWLRVIPRTQFGSFARGAKVTAFTAQSGAHTRIIDGGSGYLCEMEPVAHFGLGTDVVTVLDVYWPDGSSITRTLQPGEMNSVVEVAFPTEGESSLLANDTQCGQGFTVKNGRCAALAPFYDGIRSTSVSMCEASCFRTVLLQWAVLLAALADLRGW; encoded by the exons ATGTGGGCTTCAGGTCTGTTGCTCTTCCTGGTCGGACTCTGGCATAAGTCCCACGCCCAGAGCTCTGAGCCAATGTTTCAGGTTGTAACACAGTCGATGCTTCCTCCAGACAGTCTGCACAATCCCACACAACTAAACTATGGCATGGCTGTGACAGACGTGGATGGTGACGGCGATCTGGAAGTGATTGTCGCAGG GTACAATGGGCCCAACCTGGTGCTGAAGTACGATCGCACCCAAAACAGGCTGGTAAACATTGCTATCGATGACAGCAGCTCTCCATACTACGCCCTGAGGGATCGAGCAGGAAATGCTATTGGAGTTACTGCCTGTGATGTGGATGGAGATGGTCGTGAGGAGATCTACTTCCTCAACACAAACAATGCCtactctg GAAGGGCAACCTATTCAGACAAGCTGTTCAAGTTTCGCAATGGCCGCTTTGAGGATCTTCTGGGGGACGATCTCAATGTGCGTCGTGGTGTCGCCAATCGCATGGCAGGACGTTCGGTTGCATGTGTTGACAGAAAG GGAACAGGCCGTTACTCAATTTACGTGGCCAACTACGCCAGCGGCAACGTCGGCCCCCACGCTCTCCTTGAAATGGATGAGGCTGCCAGTGATGTCACCAAGGGCATCATCGCTCTGTCTGACGTGGCTGCCACGGCCGGGGTCAACAAGTTCACAG GTGGGCGAGGTGTGGTCGTCGGGCCAATCCTGAGCCAGTCCAGGTCGGACGTGTTCTGTGACAACGAGAACGGACCCAACTTCCTGTTCAAGAATAATGGAGACGGGACTTTTGCTGATATGGCCACACAGTCAG GTGTGGAGGACCGGCACCAGCACGGCAGAGGAGTAGCACTAGCTGACTTCAACGGTGATGGAAAGACAGACATCGTCTACGGCAACTGGAACGGCCCACACAGACTCTTCCTGCAGGGCAGCGACTCTAAGTTCAGG GACATAGCCACTGGAGGATTTGCAGCACCCTCACCTATCCGCACTGTCATGGCTGCTGACTTTGACAATGACAAAGAGCTGGAGgtgtttttcaacaatattgCATATAGAGGCAACGCCCCTAACAGGCTGTTCAG ggTGTCAAGAAGAGCGGATGCAGACCCTTTAATACAGGAGCTTAATGTGGGAGATGCTGCAGAGCCACAGGGGAGAGGAACAG GTGGCACTGTGACAGATTTAGATGGGGACGGACAGCTGGACCTGCTGCTGGCCCACGGGGAGAGCGTCCAGCAGCCAATATCTGTCTTCAAGgtcacacag GGCTCCTCTAACAACTGGCTGCGGGTCATCCCTCGCACCCAGTTTGGCTCCTTTGCCCGGGGAGCCAAGGTGACAGCGTTCACCGCTCAGAGtggagcacacacacgcatcatTGACGGAGGTTCGGGGTACCTGTGTGAGATGGAGCCTGTCGCTCACTTTGGCTTAG GAACGGATGTGGTGACGGTACTGGACGTCTACTGGCCAGACGGCAGCTCCATCACTCGAACCCTTCAGCCTGGGGAAATGAACTCAGTGGTGGAAGTGGCCTTTCCCACAGAAGGGGAATCGTCTCTGCTTGCTAATGACACGCAG TGTGGTCAAGGGTTTACTGTCAAGAATGGTCGCTGTGCag CGTTGGCTCCATTTTATGATGGCATCCGCTCCACCTCTGTCTCCATGTGTGAAGCCTCCTGTTTTAGGACTGTTTTACTACAGTGGGCCGTGTTGCTCGCTGCACTGGCAGATCTCAGGGGATGGTAG
- the crtac1a gene encoding cartilage acidic protein 1a isoform X3, producing MWASGLLLFLVGLWHKSHAQSSEPMFQVVTQSMLPPDSLHNPTQLNYGMAVTDVDGDGDLEVIVAGYNGPNLVLKYDRTQNRLVNIAIDDSSSPYYALRDRAGNAIGVTACDVDGDGREEIYFLNTNNAYSGRATYSDKLFKFRNGRFEDLLGDDLNVRRGVANRMAGRSVACVDRKGTGRYSIYVANYASGNVGPHALLEMDEAASDVTKGIIALSDVAATAGVNKFTGGRGVVVGPILSQSRSDVFCDNENGPNFLFKNNGDGTFADMATQSGVEDRHQHGRGVALADFNGDGKTDIVYGNWNGPHRLFLQGSDSKFRDIATGGFAAPSPIRTVMAADFDNDKELEVFFNNIAYRGNAPNRLFRVSRRADADPLIQELNVGDAAEPQGRGTGGTVTDLDGDGQLDLLLAHGESVQQPISVFKVTQGSSNNWLRVIPRTQFGSFARGAKVTAFTAQSGAHTRIIDGGSGYLCEMEPVAHFGLGTDVVTVLDVYWPDGSSITRTLQPGEMNSVVEVAFPTEGESSLLANDTQVRRPDPRHEL from the exons ATGTGGGCTTCAGGTCTGTTGCTCTTCCTGGTCGGACTCTGGCATAAGTCCCACGCCCAGAGCTCTGAGCCAATGTTTCAGGTTGTAACACAGTCGATGCTTCCTCCAGACAGTCTGCACAATCCCACACAACTAAACTATGGCATGGCTGTGACAGACGTGGATGGTGACGGCGATCTGGAAGTGATTGTCGCAGG GTACAATGGGCCCAACCTGGTGCTGAAGTACGATCGCACCCAAAACAGGCTGGTAAACATTGCTATCGATGACAGCAGCTCTCCATACTACGCCCTGAGGGATCGAGCAGGAAATGCTATTGGAGTTACTGCCTGTGATGTGGATGGAGATGGTCGTGAGGAGATCTACTTCCTCAACACAAACAATGCCtactctg GAAGGGCAACCTATTCAGACAAGCTGTTCAAGTTTCGCAATGGCCGCTTTGAGGATCTTCTGGGGGACGATCTCAATGTGCGTCGTGGTGTCGCCAATCGCATGGCAGGACGTTCGGTTGCATGTGTTGACAGAAAG GGAACAGGCCGTTACTCAATTTACGTGGCCAACTACGCCAGCGGCAACGTCGGCCCCCACGCTCTCCTTGAAATGGATGAGGCTGCCAGTGATGTCACCAAGGGCATCATCGCTCTGTCTGACGTGGCTGCCACGGCCGGGGTCAACAAGTTCACAG GTGGGCGAGGTGTGGTCGTCGGGCCAATCCTGAGCCAGTCCAGGTCGGACGTGTTCTGTGACAACGAGAACGGACCCAACTTCCTGTTCAAGAATAATGGAGACGGGACTTTTGCTGATATGGCCACACAGTCAG GTGTGGAGGACCGGCACCAGCACGGCAGAGGAGTAGCACTAGCTGACTTCAACGGTGATGGAAAGACAGACATCGTCTACGGCAACTGGAACGGCCCACACAGACTCTTCCTGCAGGGCAGCGACTCTAAGTTCAGG GACATAGCCACTGGAGGATTTGCAGCACCCTCACCTATCCGCACTGTCATGGCTGCTGACTTTGACAATGACAAAGAGCTGGAGgtgtttttcaacaatattgCATATAGAGGCAACGCCCCTAACAGGCTGTTCAG ggTGTCAAGAAGAGCGGATGCAGACCCTTTAATACAGGAGCTTAATGTGGGAGATGCTGCAGAGCCACAGGGGAGAGGAACAG GTGGCACTGTGACAGATTTAGATGGGGACGGACAGCTGGACCTGCTGCTGGCCCACGGGGAGAGCGTCCAGCAGCCAATATCTGTCTTCAAGgtcacacag GGCTCCTCTAACAACTGGCTGCGGGTCATCCCTCGCACCCAGTTTGGCTCCTTTGCCCGGGGAGCCAAGGTGACAGCGTTCACCGCTCAGAGtggagcacacacacgcatcatTGACGGAGGTTCGGGGTACCTGTGTGAGATGGAGCCTGTCGCTCACTTTGGCTTAG GAACGGATGTGGTGACGGTACTGGACGTCTACTGGCCAGACGGCAGCTCCATCACTCGAACCCTTCAGCCTGGGGAAATGAACTCAGTGGTGGAAGTGGCCTTTCCCACAGAAGGGGAATCGTCTCTGCTTGCTAATGACACGCAGGTACGCAGACCAGATCCACGGCATGAATTATGA
- the golga7ba gene encoding golgin A7 family, member Ba: MQADGNMATEFHNLQELRHSASLANKVFIQRDYSEGTTCRFQTKFPSELESRVERSLFEDTVKTLNNYYTEAEKIGGQSYLEGCLACTTAYLIFLCMETRYEKVLKKIAKYIQEQNEKIYAPRGLLLTDPIERGMRVIEISIYEDRGSSGSCSGSSSVSGSTAR; the protein is encoded by the exons ATGCAGGCGGATGGCAACATGGCGACAGAG TTCCACAATCTGCAGGAGTTGAGGCACAGTGCATCTCTGGCCAATAAAGTATTCATCCAGAGGGACTACAGCGAAGGAACCACCTGCAGGTTTCAGACCAAGTTCCCCTCCGAGCTGGAGAGCAGG GTTGAGCGGTCACTGTTTGAGGACACTGTGAAGACGCTGAACAATTACTACACAGAGGCCGAAAAGATAGGAGGCCAGTCCTACCTGGAGGGGTGTCTGGCCTGCACCACGGCGTACCTCATCTTCCTCTGCATGGAGACGCGTTATGAGAAG GTGTTGAAGAAGATAGCCAAGTACATTCAGGAGCAGAATGAGAAGATCTATGCTCCCAGAGGGCTGCTCCTCACAGATCCCATCGAGAGGGGAATGCGTGTC ATAGAGATTTCCATCTATGAAGACCGGGGCTCCAGTGGCTCCTGCTCGGGGAGCAGCTCCGTGTCCGGCAGCACCGCTCGATGA